In Flammeovirga kamogawensis, the sequence TGTAAATATTAAATGCCTTTTAAAAGATAATTCCTATACTATTATAGGCCAATATGATGAGGAATTACCTAATAGTATTCAAGATCAAGAAAACAAACTAAATAAGTCAGCTGAATTTGTAGTTTCAATTTCAGATAAGAATACCTTAGATAAATTCCAAAGTATCTTCATTTCAAAGACGAATTCTGAAATATACTTTAGTCATGACTCTCCATTATTTAAAGATGCTATTTTGTTCTATAAAGAAGGAAAGGTCATAGATGGACTTAATATATCTTTTAAGCAGAATATTTTCCAAAACTTGAAAGGAGAGAGGTTGGTGTTTACAAAGTATGAATATGAAGAATTGAAAGCTTATTTTTACTCAAAGTTAAATCACTCTTTATTAGGATGGGCTGACTATTTTGGAAACATTTCAGATAAATGGAGAGAACATCGATTCCCAAATTCTTACTATTACAATTATTCGTCAAAATCGTATGAAACGACACTAGCTAATCCAATTTTAAGTTTAAACACTAATTATGCACACGCAATAATCGAAACAGATGGTGGAGCCATTAGTCAAAACCAAATAAAAAGATTAGAATATATCTCACATTTTCCTAAGAGGAAGAAAATATTTGATATGATATTTAACCTTTATAATCGAATGAAGGTTGATTACGATCTTCCTGATATAATTAGAGATGAAGATGAGATTTTACCAAATTTTGTGAGTCTAAACGTAATAAATATACCACTAGATGATTCAGATGATATTTTGTTAAGTTTTAAGAATTGGGACGAAGAACATGGATTACATATTTATATTAATGAGGTAGATCAAAAAATTGAATTTGCACCATATTAATAAAACGCATACAACATTAGCTAATCTCCATCCATCGGGTGACGCACCCGGTGGTCGTAGTTTAGCAAATTCGTTAACCACAATTATTATCCAGTAAGTAGCATATAGAAACAATACAATATAATGGAAGCAAAATATTCTCTTGAATGGCTAAAAATTAAAGAGGAATCAAATACATCAATAAAGTTTTTATTCTTTTGGGGTCATACAAAAAATCATAAAGAAGAAGTAGGAAACTTTTGTTTTAGTCAATGGTATGAAAGCTCTTTTACAATAAAAGGTATTACTTACTTGATTACCGAACATTGGATGATGGCAGAAAAAGCTAGATTATTTGGCGATGAAATAGTGTATCAACAAATCATTAATTGTCAAAAACCTGGAGAAGCAAAAGATCTAGGTAGACAAGTAAAAAACTTTGACGAAGAGGTATGGAAAAAGTATCGTTATGAGATTGTAAAAATTGGCAATATTTATAAATTTACTGAACATAAGAAAATGGGAGAATATCTTCTAAATACCCAATCAAGAGTATTGGTTGAAGCTAGTCCTGTAGATATAATTTGGGGTATTGGTTTAACAAAAGATAGTGATTCTTCCAGAAATGTCCACCTTTGGCGAGGCTTAAATTTATTAGGCTTTGCTTTAATGGAAACAAGAGATTTTCTGAAAGATAATGGATTTGAAATACCTTCATCTTTAGATTTAACATCTTCTCTTAATTATTAAAGTATTATTTCACTTTAACTGTGGTTAACATCAACTAAATTAGCATATCGGCCGAGACGTCCTCTACGCAATTTAGTCAACCCGTTGTAAAGCATAAACCATTTTATTTAGATCATGAAATTAATCTTAGTTATTCTATTTACTTTAATATCAGTTTCGTCATTTGCACAAAAAACACTTGACATAGAAAAATATAAAAATTGCGAATTATTTGCTGATAAAGGTGATTTTGATAATTCTGAAAGACTAGAGCAAGTAAAAGAATTAGAAGGAGAACTGATTACTGTGTACCTGCTCAAAAGAGGCAAAAAGAATATTATTAAAAGTACTTTTACGGGTAAAATTGATTATACAACTATAAATAAAAAAGAAAAAGATAATGAAGAGCCAAGTGTAGAAGTTATTGTTATTGCAAAAGAAACTGAGGAAGGTAAGATGAAGGCTATATTTCCACATACAAATATGAAATACTATAGACTTTATAAGGCAAATTGCTTGAACAATTAAATAAACGCTTTACAACATCAACTAAACTCCAATCACGGTTGACGCAACCGCTCACGTAGTTTAGTCATCACGTTGGCATGTATTTGCCAGTAGTATCTTAAACTTAAAGAATAACTTACAAATAAGTCTAATTAAACTATACTAAAAACTCTATGAAATATATAAAGATAATTTTAGGGCTATTATTATTTATATCCGCTTCTACTGAATATGTTGAGGCTAGCTTACAATTAGGAAATTTTTTTTCTGGAGGAGTAATTATTGGAATCTCTGTATTACTATGTATTTCAGTGTGGTTGTTTAAAAGCGGATTAA encodes:
- a CDS encoding beta clamp domain-containing protein: MKKISKFIEGIEFDMIESYRINRGVNIKCLLKDNSYTIIGQYDEELPNSIQDQENKLNKSAEFVVSISDKNTLDKFQSIFISKTNSEIYFSHDSPLFKDAILFYKEGKVIDGLNISFKQNIFQNLKGERLVFTKYEYEELKAYFYSKLNHSLLGWADYFGNISDKWREHRFPNSYYYNYSSKSYETTLANPILSLNTNYAHAIIETDGGAISQNQIKRLEYISHFPKRKKIFDMIFNLYNRMKVDYDLPDIIRDEDEILPNFVSLNVINIPLDDSDDILLSFKNWDEEHGLHIYINEVDQKIEFAPY
- a CDS encoding NADAR family protein — its product is MEAKYSLEWLKIKEESNTSIKFLFFWGHTKNHKEEVGNFCFSQWYESSFTIKGITYLITEHWMMAEKARLFGDEIVYQQIINCQKPGEAKDLGRQVKNFDEEVWKKYRYEIVKIGNIYKFTEHKKMGEYLLNTQSRVLVEASPVDIIWGIGLTKDSDSSRNVHLWRGLNLLGFALMETRDFLKDNGFEIPSSLDLTSSLNY